The nucleotide sequence ACACCAGCGCGGCGGTCTGGAGGTCTCCGACCATGCCGTGGTCCGCGATGGGCGGGTACCGGTCCATGTGCTCTCCTCCCACACGACGACGTGCGGTCCTGCGGAGCCGGCGGCCGAACCACCGGCGGGGCCTCCCTCAGCGTTCGCCGGAGCCGCCCGGCCCGCCTCACCCACCGCGGGTGAAACCGGCACCGCCGTGCGCGCGGCGTGACGACCGGGGGCGTACGGCCCGGGCCGCGGGCCGATCGGCCCATGGTCCGCCCGCCCGGTCCGGCACACCCTGGTTCCGGAAGGTCGTCCACCCCGCCTCGGAGGCCGGTCATGAACACTCCCCTCCCCGCCGGCGCCGGCATGCTGCGCGCGCTGTCCGCCGAGCACCGCCGACGGCTCCTGCGCGTCGCCCGGGAGGTCTCCGTCCCCGAGGGGACGCGTCTGTTCGAGGAAGGCAGCCGTGCCGACCGCTTCTGGATCATCCGCACCGGCAACATCGAACTCGACATGCGGGTGCCGGGCCGCCGCGCGGCCGTCATCGAGAACCTGGGACACAACGACCTGGTCGGCTGGTCGTGGCTGTTCACCCCGCACGTCTGGCACCTGGGGGCCGGCGCGACGACACCGGTGCGGGCCTACGAGTTCGACGCCACGGCCGTCCGGTCCATGTGCCGGGACGATCCCGCCCTGGGGCACGACGTCGCCCGGTGGGTCGGCGAGGTGCTCGCCCACCGCCTCCGCGCGTCCAGGACACGACTGCTCGACCTGTACGCCCCCCACGGCGCCGGCAGCACCGTCTGACCGGTCGCGGACCAAGAGCGCCGCACCGGTCCGGCACACGACGGAGGAGTGATCATGCACGGCACGCCGCACATCGTCAGCGACGTCATGACCCACACGGTCGCCGCGGTCGGCCGCCGGGCGACCTTCAAGGAGATCGTCCGCCTGATGCGGGACTGGCGCATCAGCGCGCTGCCCGTCCTCGAGGGCGAGGGCCGTGTCGTCGGCGTCGTCTCGGAGGCCGACCTGCTGCCCAAGGAGGAGTTCCGCGACAGCGACCCCGGCCCCGGCCTCCCGCCGTCGGCACCCGTCCCGCCCGTCCTGACCGGCCCGCCCGGGGAGGACGCCGTCGTGCGGGCGCGCCGCGCGGCCGGCGCGGCCAAGGCGGGCGCGGTCACCGCGGAGGAGCTGATGTCCTCCCCCGCCCTCACCGTCCGCGCGGACACCACGCTCGCCCAGGCCGCCCGCGTCATGGCGCACGCCAAGGTCAAGCGGCTCCCCGTCGTGGACGCCGTGGGCATGCTGGAGGGCATCGTCAGCCGCACCGACCTGCTCAAGGTCTTCCTGCGGACCGACGAGGAGATCGCCGAGGAGGTGCGGCGCGAGATCGTGTCCTACCTGTTCCCGCTGCCCGAGTCGAACGTGCGGGTGGACGTGCGGGACGGCGTCGTGACCCTCGTCGGACGGGCCAGGGACACGTCCTTGGTGCCGGTGGCGGCGCGGCTGGTCCGGGCCGTCGAGGGGGTCGTGGACGTCGGCTTCGACCTCACCCGGCCCGCGGCCGCGGAGGAGACGCCCTCGCGGACCACCGGGAACACCGCCACGGCCTGAAACGGCCGGGCGGCCGTGGGAGGAGGGCCGATCGGCCCTGGTGCTCCGGGGCCGGACGCGTGATGATCGGCGTGAGGGACAGCCCGGGGTCTGTCCTCCACCGGGGAACGAGGGGTCACGATGGCAGAGCCGCGCACGTTCAGCGAGCAGAACCCGATCCGGGTGTTCCTGCTGGACGACCACGAGGTCGTCCGCCGCGGCCTGGCCGACCTGCTGGACGCCGAGCCCGACATCTCGGTGATCGGCGACGCCGGCACCGTCGACCACGCGCTCGCCCGCGGTCCCGCCCTCCGCCCGGACGTCGCCGTCCTCGACGTGCGGCTGCCGGACGGCGACGGCATCTCGGTCTGCCGGGAGCTGCGCAGTCAGATGCCCGGGCTGGCCTGTCTGATGCTGACCTCGTTCGACGACGAGGAAGCCCTGCTCGACGCGATCATGGCGGGGGCCTCGGGGTACGTCCTCAAGCAGATCAAGGGATCCGACCTGGTCTCGGCGGTCCGCACGGTGGCCTCGGGCCAGTCGATGCTGGACCCGGCGACCACCGCGCGGCTGATGCGCTCGCTGCGCGCCGATCCGGCGGAGACACCCGCCGTGCCGTCGGAGCTGGCGGGCCTGTCCCCGCGCGAGCGGGACATCCTGGCGCTGATCGGCGACGGCCTGACCAACCGCGAGATCGGCAAGAAGCTCTACCTCTCCGAGAAGACGGTCAAGAACCACATCTCCCGCCTGCTGGCCAAGCTGGGCGTGCAGCGCCGCGTGCAGGCCGCCGTCCTCGCCTCCCACCTGGAGCAGCCGGGAGCGGGCGAACCCCGCGCCAGGTGACCGCCCGCCTCCTCGGTCCGGGTCCGGGTGCGGGGCCGGGTCCGGTCAGCGGAAGAGGGCGACGAGACCGTTCACCCAGATCGCGAGGAACGCGAGGCCCGCGAGCAGGCAGCCCGCTCCCGCCAGGAGACCGCCGCGGGCGCTCCCCTCGGGGTGCGCACCCTCCTCGTCGGCGGGCACCGTGTCCCAGTCGACCGGGTGTCCCACGGCCTGCGAGCACGCCGTGCGGACCGCCGCGAGCCGCGCCGCCGCGAAGGCCGTCCCGGCCCGCGCCTCGGGACCGCGCCAGGCGAGGGCCCGCATGCGCTGCGCGGGAGTCGGGTACCGCGCCTCGAACGCGGCGGTCTCGGCCGGGTCCCGGTCCTCTTCGAGGTACATCCAGCGGCCCGCCTGGGCCGGCTCTCCGTACCGCCGGTACACCTCGGCCAGCCGGCGGCGGGCCGTGAGGTCGTCGGGGAAGGAGGACACCAGTCCGCGCAGGCGCTGGCGCGCGACGGGGACGCGTCCGGCGGCGAGGTCCGCTTCGGCTCGGGCGAGGGTGACTTCCAGAGGCATGACCG is from Streptomyces asoensis and encodes:
- a CDS encoding cyclic nucleotide-binding domain-containing protein — protein: MNTPLPAGAGMLRALSAEHRRRLLRVAREVSVPEGTRLFEEGSRADRFWIIRTGNIELDMRVPGRRAAVIENLGHNDLVGWSWLFTPHVWHLGAGATTPVRAYEFDATAVRSMCRDDPALGHDVARWVGEVLAHRLRASRTRLLDLYAPHGAGSTV
- a CDS encoding CBS domain-containing protein; translation: MHGTPHIVSDVMTHTVAAVGRRATFKEIVRLMRDWRISALPVLEGEGRVVGVVSEADLLPKEEFRDSDPGPGLPPSAPVPPVLTGPPGEDAVVRARRAAGAAKAGAVTAEELMSSPALTVRADTTLAQAARVMAHAKVKRLPVVDAVGMLEGIVSRTDLLKVFLRTDEEIAEEVRREIVSYLFPLPESNVRVDVRDGVVTLVGRARDTSLVPVAARLVRAVEGVVDVGFDLTRPAAAEETPSRTTGNTATA
- a CDS encoding response regulator yields the protein MAEPRTFSEQNPIRVFLLDDHEVVRRGLADLLDAEPDISVIGDAGTVDHALARGPALRPDVAVLDVRLPDGDGISVCRELRSQMPGLACLMLTSFDDEEALLDAIMAGASGYVLKQIKGSDLVSAVRTVASGQSMLDPATTARLMRSLRADPAETPAVPSELAGLSPRERDILALIGDGLTNREIGKKLYLSEKTVKNHISRLLAKLGVQRRVQAAVLASHLEQPGAGEPRAR
- a CDS encoding DUF6584 family protein; the encoded protein is MPLEVTLARAEADLAAGRVPVARQRLRGLVSSFPDDLTARRRLAEVYRRYGEPAQAGRWMYLEEDRDPAETAAFEARYPTPAQRMRALAWRGPEARAGTAFAAARLAAVRTACSQAVGHPVDWDTVPADEEGAHPEGSARGGLLAGAGCLLAGLAFLAIWVNGLVALFR